The DNA sequence ACCTCATACGCTTCAAACATTCCAAGATCGCCTGCCTTCCTAAAATCCTCACAAGCGTTACTTTTCATATCAATATTAGCATAACAGATGCCTCGGTTGTAATAAGCCGTTGCGTCTGTCTGATCAAGAGATATTATATAAGTGTAATCGACAACTGCAGCAAGAAATTCACCCATTCCGAGTTTTGCCTCAGCTCTTGAATAGTAAAGTGAAACATTATCAGGTTCAATCACTATTGCACTTGAATAATCAGTGGCTGCATCAGAAAAATTTCCCAGCTTGTAAAATTCATCGCCACGATTTTTGTAAGCAATGACATTTTGCGAGTTGATGGCGATCGCCGATGAAAAATCATCTATTGCGCTTTCTGAGCTGTCGAGAAATGAAAACAACAATCCTCTGTTTATGAAGTATTTAAAGTCAGTAGAATCATTGTTAATTGCGGTAGTGTAATCTTCAATTGCACCTGAATAGTCTTCGATTGATTCTTTTGCAAACGCACGGTTGAAATAAATTGTTGAGTTGGTTGAATCTAAAACTTCAGCATAATCAAAATCGTAAATGGCCCCGTAGTGATTTTGGCAAGATATGTTTGCCAGACCACGATTTATAAAGTAATCAATTTTGGTTTTATCGAGTGTTATCGCTCGTGAATAATCATCAATTGCATCTTTACAACTATCAAGCTGCATTTTAGCTTTTGCTCTGTAATAATAGAGTTCTGAATTTCCCGGATCCGTAGTTATCGCCTGACCGAAATAATCAATAGCCGTTCGATACATCTCTTTATCATAACTTTCTATTCCTTTTATGAACAGCTCACTTTCCGCAGGAGTGCAGGAAATAAGTAAAAATTCTAATACCGTAAACACAGAATAAATCTTAATATGACTGAGAATTGTTCTACTCAAATAAAATATTTTTTGTAAATAATTTTTCATCGGTTAAATTTTAATCTGCCAGTGCCAAGATATAAAAACAAATTGTATTATTTTTTATCCGGACTTTTTCTAAAATGGTTAATTCCTCAATCATAAAATAATTTTGAGGCTCAAATGGACTTTATTTTACTTCTAACCGGAATAGTGCAGGTTCTTCTTTCTTTAATTATCGCTGTAACTCTGGTCTACTTATCTTCTAAGATTTTCCGACGACTTATAACCGGAATAAGCGAAGCGGACGAACTAAGAAAAAATAATGTTTCTGTAGCAATACTGAACGGCTCAATCATTCTGGCACTCATTCTTGTCGTAAAGAAATCGATAGAATCAGCAATAACTATTTTCGGAAACACCCTCCGTAATCCGGATGCTGTTTTAACAAGCTATATTCATTCGGCATTGATAATGATTGGACATATCATTCTTGGCGGAATGATTGCTTTTACAACTATCTACACAGCACTTCAAATCTTTATGTGGCTGACAAAAGATCTCGATGAGCTGAATGAGATAAAAGAAAACAACATTGCGGTTGGTCTTCTTCTGGGAATTATCATTGTCTCGATGGCATTGCTTCTTCAGCCCGGAGTTGATACAATACTAAACTCGCTGATTCCATTCCCTCCGGTTTCATTGATAGATATCGGGTAATTACTAACTGAACCGGGAAACAATTTTATAATGAAATCAGGCTGCGTACAAAAATCTTTTTTTGGCTGTGCATTCATATTTCTTTTTTTTGCAGTTATCATAATTATACTGTGGATCGCCGCACAGATTCCCGATATTGATCTTTCGACTACAGATACCGCAAAACGTGAATATGAAATCGAAGTCGACAGCCTAAGCAAAGAAAAAGTTATCAATTCATCATTTTCATGGCAGTTTGTTGATAACACACTAACAAGAAGAAAGTATCGGATTAATCTGAAACTTTTGGAAAAAGATGTTATTGAAGCGATGAACTACATCGACAGAATTTCAGCAATGAGCTACAGAGAACTTGGTCTGGAGAGGAATTATTCTGATCCTGAAATCGAATCACGTGTAGTCTGGGCAGAAGTTTACCGGAGAATATTTCTCTATTCCAGTCCACAGATGAAAGCCGTGCTCGAAGGATTAAACGAAATATTTCTTGAAGAAAAATTTGAAACGAGAGACAAAGTATATTTCGTAATAACTTTTGTTCAGAACATTAAATATGACAGGCCCGGAGGAACACTCGATTTGTTTCCACCAATTGGAACTCTGGCTTATAGATTTGGTGACTGTGATTCGAAGGCTTTGCTTCTTTATGTAATACTGGAAAGAATGGGTATTGATTGCGCAATGATGTGGAGCTATAACTATAAGCATGCAATGCTCGGCATAAGAGTTAATGCGAGAGGTGAATACCTGGTAGCTAACGGAAAAAAATATTATTTCCTCGAAACTACTTATCCTCAGTGGAGCATCGGAGAAATACCACCGGAATTTGGTAATACAAAATTCTGGTATATCTCTGAGATTGACGCTGGTTCTCAAATGAATAAGTTTTCCGATGAGACAGAAACGCGAAAAAGTTTCAGACCGACTCCTTCAATCCCTTAGAAATATTCTAAAAAGGATTCGTTGCCCAAATTGTTACTTCAGGAATAAACCCTCTGTCATCCATTTCAAGAGTCGAAACAATTGAGTGGGCTATTTCAATTCCTCTGAGTTTGTTTGAAACTTCCTTTCTCTCTCTTCCCTCCTCATCACCAAAAGCAGTTAGCACTTCACTTGGATTAATAAGAATAACTCTCACATTATACTTCCTCAACTCAGCCTGCCAGCATTGAGTCATTCCACGAAGAGCAAATTTCGAAGAAGCATAAACACTTCCTTCTGCAAAACCTTTGGTTCCGGCGGTTGAAGAAATATTAATGATGTTTCCTGATTTCTGTTTCTTAAAGATATTCGCAGCATACTTTGCCATCAAAGCTGCACCAAACACATTAACGGAGTAAACATTCATAAAATCTTCGAAGTCAAGATCAAAAACCTGGTTCCATTTGCCGCCGATTCCCGCGTTATTAATTAAGCAATCAAGGTTGCCGAATTCTTTCAGGAATTCATCATAGGTTCTTTTAACATCATCTGGTTTCGCAACGTCTGCGTGAATTGGGAACGCTCCGATTTCTTTTGCTGTTTTTTCCAGTCTAGATTTATTACGACCGGTAATTGTAACTTTACCTCCCTTTTCAACTAAAAGTTTAGCAGTTGCTTTTCCAATCCCAAGGCTTCCGCCTGTTACAAGAAATGTTGAATTTTTTATCTGCATTGTAATACCTATAATATTTATTGAATATAACTACCTGACTAAATATAAATCTTAGAACCAATTCGATGTAAAATAAATTCCATTTATCAAAATAAAATTGTAAACTTTTTTTTGTTTCCATAATTTGGCAGGTAATTTTTCTATAAAATCTAACTGTCATTAAAAAATCCATCCAAAATATTCAGGTGTTATAATGATAAACAAACTACTTTCACTTTTATTATTCTTTTTTATTATTTCATCTCCTCTGCTCTCGCAGGATAAAGAAGAAGACAAGAACCCGTACAAATCCGCAACATTCAACGGACTAAAATTCAGATCGATCGGTCCTGCAGTCACCTCAGGTAGAATAACTGACTTCGCGGTTAATCCAAATAATATTCACGAGTATTACGTTGCAGTTGCTTGCGGAAACGTTTGGAAAACAATTAATTCAGGAACAACCTGGGAACCTGTTTTTGATAACTATGGTTCTTTCTCAATCGGCTGTGTTACAATCGATCCGAAAAATACAAATGTCGTTTATGTCGGAACCGGCGAGAACAATAGTCAGCGAAGTGTTTCGTGGGGAGATGGTCTTTACAGAAGTGAAGATGGTGGTAAAAGTTTTAAGAATATTGGATTGAAGAAATCCGAACACATTGCAAAAATTTTAATCGACCCAAGAGATTCAAAAATAATTTACGTTGCAGCACAGGGTCCATTGTGGGGGCCAGGCGGTGACAGAGGTTTATATAAATCGACAGACTATGGTGCAACCTGGGATTCAGTTCTTTACATCAGTCCGAACACAGGAATTACAGATGTTGTAATGGATCCAAGAGATCCTGATGTTCTTTATGCTGCATCATACCAAAGAAGAAGACACGTGTGGACATTGTTAAATGGCGGACCTGAAGGAGGAATCCACAAATCAACTGACGGCGGAAAATCATGGAACAAACTCGAGTCTGGATTACCCAATGGTGATATCGGAAGAATAGGATTAGCAATATCACCAGTTAATCCGGATTATATTTATGCCATAATTGAAGCTCAGGGAAAAAGTGGAGGATTTTTTAGATCAATAAATCGTGGAGTTACCTGGGAAAAAATGAATGACGTAGTATCCTCCAGTGCTCAATATTACAGTGAAATCTTTTGTGATCCTGCTGATATCAACAAAGTATACATACTCGATACATTTTCGCAGTTAACAACTGATGGAGGAAAAACTTTCACTCCAATATCAACAAAAGCAAGACACGTTGACGATCATGCTTTGTGGATAAATCCGAATAATCCATCACACTTTCTTATTGGAGGAGACGGCGGTATCTATGAAACTTTTGATGGCGGACAAACTTTTCATTTCAAAGATAATTTACCGATCACTCAGTTTTATCGAGTTAGTGTGGATAACTTCGAACCATTTTATCGCGTGATGGGCGGAACTCAGGATAACAACAGTATGATCGTTCCTTCTCAAACAATAAATGAAGAAGGAATTGTTAACGCAGATTATATTCCTCTTGTCGGCGGCGATGGATACGAAGCATTGACTGATCCGGATAATCCAAATATAATTTATTGTCAGTGGCAGTATGGAGGACTTACTCGACACGATTTAAAATCCGGTGAAACTGTAAGTATCAAACCACAGGAAGGAAAAGATGAACAGCCGTACAGATGGAACTGGGATACTCCATTAATTCTCAGCCCGCACGCAAACAGGTTGTATGCTGCTGCAAATAAGGTTTTCAGGAGTGATGATAAAGGAAATACCTGGGAAGTTATCAGTCCTGATCTCACAAGACAAATTGATAGAAACAAACTTCCTATAATGGATAAAGTGTGGAGTGTTGATGCAGTTGCGAAGAATGCGTCAACTTCTTTTTATGGAAATATTGTTTCATTAACTGAGTCACCTTTAGTTGAAGATTTAATTTATGCCGGAACTGATGATGGACTTGTTCAGGTGACAGAAGATGGTGGGAAAAACTGGAAGAAGATTGAATCGTTCCCCGGAATTCCAGAAAACACTTACGTAAGCTGTTTGTACGCATCACGATTTGATGCCAATACTGTTTATGCAACATTTGACAATCACAAAAGAGCTGACTTCAAACCATACGTACTCGTTAGCAGAAACCGAGGTAGCAGCTGGGAATCAATATCAGGCGATTTAAAAGAACCATTTGTTGCTTACGCAATCACTCAGGATCACATCAAATCTGATCTTCTATTTATTGGAACTGAGTACGGAGTTTTCTTTACCCTTAACGGAGGAAAGAAATGGATTCAGCTTAAAGGCGGTTTACCAACACAAGCAGTAAGAGATCTTGATATTCAGGAAAGAGAAAATGATCTGGCACTTGCAACTTTCGGGAGAGGATTTTATATACTTGATAACTATTCGCCGTTGAGAGATCTGGATGAGCAATCTCTTGAGCAGGAAAACTACAAGCTTTTCCCAGTGAAAGATGCACTAATGTTTATTAAGAGAAGTGCAACATTCAGCTCACTTGGCTCTTCATTCTTTAAAGCTGAAAATCCCCCATTCGGTGCAACGTTTACTTACTATGTAAAGGAAGCTCCAAAAACCAAAAAGGAAACGAGACAGGAAAAAGAAAAAGAATTTATAAAAGATAACAAGCCGGTTGAGTATCCTGCGTGGGATGATTTGCGTGCAGAAGACAGAGAAGAAAAATCTTATCTGCTGTTCGTTATTTTGGATGAACAGGGAAATGTTGTCCGCAAACTTAAAGAAGGAATTAAACAGGGAATTAATAGAATAACCTGGGATTTGAGATATCCTGATACTAATCCTGTTAAATCAGTAACGGATAAAAACGAAAGCGGTACACCTGTTATGCCCGGTAAATACTCAGTTGAAATGTTCATGAGTATTGATGGAGAACTAACAAAAGTAGCTGGCCCACAATCGTTTGAAGCGAAGGTTCTTAACAACACAACATTACCAGCCGAAGATCGTGCTGCAATGGTTGAATTCCACAAAAAAGTTGCAGAATTCAATCGTGCTGTTGAAGGTGCACTTAATTCTGTCCGTGACTTGAACACTAAAACTGATATTCTCATCTATGCTATAAAGAGAACACCGGACGCACCAAACTCATTAATGGACAATGCTTTAAAAATCAAAAAGGATACTGAAGATATACTTCAGCATCTCTACCAGGATAAATCGCTGGCTGAAAGAAATGAACCTGTGCCTCCAACAGTTTACGACAGACTAAATGAACTTGCCTGGGGAATGTGGAGTACGACCTCTGCACCAACAACAACACAGCAGAATGTTTACAAAGCAGCGAGTGAAGAGTTTGAACCCATGCTTTCGAGAATAAAAAATTTGCTTGAAGTTGATGTGAAGAATCTGGAATACGAAATGGAAAAGTACGGCGCTCCATGGACTCCGGGAAGAGTTCCGGGATGGAATAAAGAATAGTTGACCTCACCCTGTTTCCCTCTCCTTATCAAGGAGAGGGATTAAGGGAGAGGTTTTTACTTCATCAACTATCTTCCTCAGAAGTTTTTATATGAGGTCCGAATTCCTATTCATTCTAGAAATAACATTCATTAAATATTATGACTGCACTGTCTTTAGCTGAATTGGTTTAACTAAGAAATAGCCATAGCCAATTGTGAAGAACAAATAAATAACTGCAATAGACCAACCTAATAAATTCAGAACACCTGAAACTACCGTAAGTGTAGTCATAACAAATGCTATCAGATCATAAACAAATAAAGCGAGTATTATTGCTCTCCGGGCATCAGATTCAGCAGCATTTCTTGCAAACCAGCAAAGAAATAAATTACCAAAGAGAGCTGAGCCATATTCGCGGGCGGTAAAAATTCCTCCATCGCTTAATGTTGCGCCAAATATTGAA is a window from the bacterium genome containing:
- a CDS encoding glycosyl hydrolase — translated: MINKLLSLLLFFFIISSPLLSQDKEEDKNPYKSATFNGLKFRSIGPAVTSGRITDFAVNPNNIHEYYVAVACGNVWKTINSGTTWEPVFDNYGSFSIGCVTIDPKNTNVVYVGTGENNSQRSVSWGDGLYRSEDGGKSFKNIGLKKSEHIAKILIDPRDSKIIYVAAQGPLWGPGGDRGLYKSTDYGATWDSVLYISPNTGITDVVMDPRDPDVLYAASYQRRRHVWTLLNGGPEGGIHKSTDGGKSWNKLESGLPNGDIGRIGLAISPVNPDYIYAIIEAQGKSGGFFRSINRGVTWEKMNDVVSSSAQYYSEIFCDPADINKVYILDTFSQLTTDGGKTFTPISTKARHVDDHALWINPNNPSHFLIGGDGGIYETFDGGQTFHFKDNLPITQFYRVSVDNFEPFYRVMGGTQDNNSMIVPSQTINEEGIVNADYIPLVGGDGYEALTDPDNPNIIYCQWQYGGLTRHDLKSGETVSIKPQEGKDEQPYRWNWDTPLILSPHANRLYAAANKVFRSDDKGNTWEVISPDLTRQIDRNKLPIMDKVWSVDAVAKNASTSFYGNIVSLTESPLVEDLIYAGTDDGLVQVTEDGGKNWKKIESFPGIPENTYVSCLYASRFDANTVYATFDNHKRADFKPYVLVSRNRGSSWESISGDLKEPFVAYAITQDHIKSDLLFIGTEYGVFFTLNGGKKWIQLKGGLPTQAVRDLDIQERENDLALATFGRGFYILDNYSPLRDLDEQSLEQENYKLFPVKDALMFIKRSATFSSLGSSFFKAENPPFGATFTYYVKEAPKTKKETRQEKEKEFIKDNKPVEYPAWDDLRAEDREEKSYLLFVILDEQGNVVRKLKEGIKQGINRITWDLRYPDTNPVKSVTDKNESGTPVMPGKYSVEMFMSIDGELTKVAGPQSFEAKVLNNTTLPAEDRAAMVEFHKKVAEFNRAVEGALNSVRDLNTKTDILIYAIKRTPDAPNSLMDNALKIKKDTEDILQHLYQDKSLAERNEPVPPTVYDRLNELAWGMWSTTSAPTTTQQNVYKAASEEFEPMLSRIKNLLEVDVKNLEYEMEKYGAPWTPGRVPGWNKE
- a CDS encoding SDR family oxidoreductase; this encodes MQIKNSTFLVTGGSLGIGKATAKLLVEKGGKVTITGRNKSRLEKTAKEIGAFPIHADVAKPDDVKRTYDEFLKEFGNLDCLINNAGIGGKWNQVFDLDFEDFMNVYSVNVFGAALMAKYAANIFKKQKSGNIINISSTAGTKGFAEGSVYASSKFALRGMTQCWQAELRKYNVRVILINPSEVLTAFGDEEGRERKEVSNKLRGIEIAHSIVSTLEMDDRGFIPEVTIWATNPF
- a CDS encoding transglutaminase family protein → MKSGCVQKSFFGCAFIFLFFAVIIIILWIAAQIPDIDLSTTDTAKREYEIEVDSLSKEKVINSSFSWQFVDNTLTRRKYRINLKLLEKDVIEAMNYIDRISAMSYRELGLERNYSDPEIESRVVWAEVYRRIFLYSSPQMKAVLEGLNEIFLEEKFETRDKVYFVITFVQNIKYDRPGGTLDLFPPIGTLAYRFGDCDSKALLLYVILERMGIDCAMMWSYNYKHAMLGIRVNARGEYLVANGKKYYFLETTYPQWSIGEIPPEFGNTKFWYISEIDAGSQMNKFSDETETRKSFRPTPSIP
- a CDS encoding DUF350 domain-containing protein; translation: MDFILLLTGIVQVLLSLIIAVTLVYLSSKIFRRLITGISEADELRKNNVSVAILNGSIILALILVVKKSIESAITIFGNTLRNPDAVLTSYIHSALIMIGHIILGGMIAFTTIYTALQIFMWLTKDLDELNEIKENNIAVGLLLGIIIVSMALLLQPGVDTILNSLIPFPPVSLIDIG
- a CDS encoding tetratricopeptide repeat protein, with the translated sequence MKNYLQKIFYLSRTILSHIKIYSVFTVLEFLLISCTPAESELFIKGIESYDKEMYRTAIDYFGQAITTDPGNSELYYYRAKAKMQLDSCKDAIDDYSRAITLDKTKIDYFINRGLANISCQNHYGAIYDFDYAEVLDSTNSTIYFNRAFAKESIEDYSGAIEDYTTAINNDSTDFKYFINRGLLFSFLDSSESAIDDFSSAIAINSQNVIAYKNRGDEFYKLGNFSDAATDYSSAIVIEPDNVSLYYSRAEAKLGMGEFLAAVVDYTYIISLDQTDATAYYNRGICYANIDMKSNACEDFRKAGDLGMFEAYEVIKEYCEEKEKPKVKPKK